From one Thermomicrobiales bacterium genomic stretch:
- a CDS encoding glycosyl hydrolase family 18 protein: MKLKRRTRDRLAAVIATVLLLGIAASLVATSRDQNVARARDVTKWAYYVGNDPTSRASLEQNIEQIDVVSPYFYHLTPNGSIKDFSEPAVTAFVQAHGKKIVPLIQNEARWDEFSKQIDTAGKRDAIVAALADVVATNGYDGIHIDFEALNQTDRDALTDFMRRLNLSFKPRGWIVSQAVIARTSDAPSVWGGVYDYKALAAVNDYVAIMAYDWGYAGRPDPAPVAPIWWVRDVVTYAKKQMPDNRILLGIPFYGYDWNTTKGPPAKSVSFPRASQIALRDGAESGYDNKQEAPWIRYRDDSGDEHMVWYENAASFEAKINLVLDKEIAGFATWRLGHEDPASWYVVNSLATPAARISPFPDTANRIYFSETGHSLAYGFLAYWRENGGLARFGYPKTEEFTEYDPLVGKRYSVQYFERARFEYHPEFAGTEFEVLLGHMGRWALARRDIDPWASATVAKPGLTYFPETGHNMGAEFVSYWRSNGGLMSFGFPISETMRERNPEDGKTYVVQYFERARFEYHPEYAGTKDEVLLGLLGNEMLRQRGWVR; the protein is encoded by the coding sequence ATGAAGCTGAAGCGCCGAACGAGAGACCGACTTGCCGCAGTCATCGCGACTGTCCTCCTGCTCGGAATCGCCGCCAGTCTGGTCGCCACGAGCCGTGACCAAAACGTCGCGAGAGCGCGCGATGTCACGAAATGGGCATATTACGTCGGAAACGACCCGACATCCCGAGCATCGCTCGAGCAGAACATCGAGCAGATCGATGTCGTGTCGCCGTATTTCTATCATCTGACTCCCAACGGCTCGATCAAGGATTTCTCGGAGCCGGCCGTGACCGCGTTCGTGCAGGCGCACGGCAAGAAGATCGTGCCGCTCATTCAGAACGAGGCTCGTTGGGACGAGTTCTCCAAGCAGATTGACACGGCGGGCAAGCGTGACGCGATCGTCGCCGCGCTCGCCGACGTCGTTGCCACAAATGGGTACGACGGCATTCACATCGACTTCGAGGCGCTCAATCAGACTGATCGGGATGCGCTAACCGATTTCATGCGCCGGCTGAACTTGTCATTCAAACCACGCGGCTGGATCGTGAGCCAGGCCGTCATCGCTAGAACAAGCGATGCCCCCTCAGTGTGGGGTGGTGTCTACGACTACAAGGCGCTGGCGGCCGTCAATGACTACGTCGCGATCATGGCCTATGACTGGGGATACGCAGGCCGGCCTGACCCGGCGCCCGTCGCGCCGATCTGGTGGGTTCGAGATGTTGTGACCTATGCGAAGAAGCAAATGCCGGACAATCGGATTCTGCTCGGGATTCCGTTCTACGGCTATGACTGGAATACGACCAAGGGGCCACCCGCCAAATCAGTCAGCTTCCCGCGAGCCTCCCAGATCGCTTTACGAGACGGCGCGGAAAGTGGCTACGACAACAAGCAGGAAGCACCCTGGATTCGGTATCGTGACGACAGCGGCGACGAGCACATGGTCTGGTACGAGAACGCAGCCAGCTTCGAGGCGAAGATCAATCTCGTGCTCGACAAAGAAATTGCCGGGTTTGCAACATGGCGGCTCGGCCACGAGGATCCAGCCAGTTGGTATGTCGTCAACAGCCTGGCAACCCCGGCCGCCCGTATCTCGCCATTCCCCGATACCGCCAATCGCATCTATTTCTCAGAGACCGGGCACAGCCTCGCCTACGGGTTCCTCGCCTATTGGCGAGAGAACGGCGGGCTGGCCCGGTTTGGCTATCCAAAGACGGAAGAATTCACCGAGTACGATCCGCTTGTTGGCAAGCGCTACTCCGTGCAGTATTTCGAGCGCGCGCGATTTGAGTATCACCCGGAGTTCGCCGGCACCGAGTTCGAGGTGTTGCTCGGACACATGGGTCGCTGGGCGCTTGCGCGGCGGGATATCGACCCCTGGGCGTCCGCTACCGTGGCAAAGCCGGGGCTAACGTATTTTCCGGAGACTGGCCATAACATGGGCGCCGAGTTTGTTTCCTACTGGCGGAGTAATGGCGGGCTGATGTCGTTTGGCTTTCCAATCAGCGAGACCATGCGCGAGCGAAATCCTGAGGACGGCAAGACATATGTCGTCCAGTATTTCGAGCGTGCCAGATTCGAGTATCACCCGGAATACGCCGGCACAAAGGACGAAGTGTTGCTGGGGCTGCTTGGCAACGAGATGTTACGTCAACGAGGATGGGTTCGATGA
- the uvrB gene encoding excinuclease ABC subunit UvrB, whose amino-acid sequence MPAFRIVSDLQPTGDQPQAIDELARGVEAGMAQQTLLGVTGSGKTFTMANVIQRVQKPTLVLAHNKTLAAQLYSEFKEFFPDNAVEYFVSYYDYYQPEAYIARSDTYIEKDAQINDEIDKLRHAATRALRSRSDVIIVASVSCIYGLGSPSDYEEQVVSLKRGQAVRRDRVLRHLIDVQYDRNDMTLVRGTFRVRGDTLEIYPVYDELAVRVEFFGDEIDRIVELDPLTGEILAERDEADIYPAKHFVTTDEKLKVAIVDIVDELHHRLTELNREGKILEAARLSQRTMYDVEMLQQAGYCAGVENYSMHLGRRQPGQKPWTLLDYFPADFLLFVDESHISLPQVRGMYHGDKARKDVLIEHGFRLPSARDNRPLTFDEFLENVHQIVHVSATPGPFEMEHSEQIVEQIIRPTGLVDPQISVRPTKGQIDDLIHEINERVARGERILVTTLTKKMAEDLSDYLKEMGIRTHYLHSEIETLERIEILRDLRLGIYDVVVGINLLREGLDLPEVSLVAILDADKEGYLRSYGSLIQTTGRAARHVEGMAIMYADTITQSMRRAIEETYRRRERQMAHNESHGITPRSIVKEIRDLTDRVRMAAEDTTPYDADAPDGEVAMIPPDELARLIGDLERQMKTAAKALEYERAALLRDQIVHLRRIQEVV is encoded by the coding sequence ATGCCAGCATTTCGCATCGTCTCCGATCTGCAGCCAACTGGCGACCAGCCACAAGCCATCGACGAGCTTGCCCGCGGAGTTGAGGCGGGAATGGCTCAGCAGACGCTGCTCGGAGTCACCGGCTCTGGCAAGACATTCACGATGGCAAACGTGATCCAGCGCGTCCAGAAGCCGACGCTCGTCCTTGCTCATAACAAGACCCTCGCAGCCCAGCTCTACAGCGAGTTCAAGGAGTTCTTCCCCGACAACGCAGTCGAATACTTCGTTTCCTACTACGACTACTATCAACCAGAGGCGTATATCGCGAGATCTGACACCTACATCGAAAAGGACGCCCAGATCAACGATGAGATCGACAAGCTTCGCCACGCCGCCACACGGGCGTTGCGGTCGCGAAGCGATGTGATCATCGTCGCCTCGGTGTCTTGCATCTACGGTCTTGGTTCACCGTCGGACTATGAGGAGCAGGTCGTCAGCCTCAAACGCGGCCAGGCGGTCCGCCGCGATCGGGTTCTGCGCCACCTCATCGACGTGCAGTACGACCGCAATGACATGACACTCGTCCGTGGCACGTTCCGCGTCCGCGGTGACACGCTGGAGATCTATCCGGTCTACGACGAGCTTGCCGTCCGGGTTGAGTTCTTCGGGGACGAGATCGACCGTATCGTTGAGCTGGATCCACTGACCGGCGAAATCCTGGCCGAACGCGACGAGGCCGACATCTACCCGGCCAAGCATTTCGTGACGACTGACGAAAAGCTGAAGGTCGCGATCGTCGATATCGTTGACGAGCTCCATCATCGGCTCACCGAGCTCAATCGTGAGGGCAAGATCCTTGAGGCCGCGCGCCTCAGCCAGCGGACGATGTACGACGTCGAGATGCTTCAGCAGGCCGGCTATTGCGCGGGGGTCGAGAATTATTCGATGCACCTCGGCCGGCGACAGCCGGGCCAGAAGCCCTGGACGCTGCTGGACTACTTCCCCGCCGACTTCCTGCTCTTTGTCGACGAATCACATATCTCCCTCCCGCAGGTGCGGGGTATGTACCACGGCGATAAGGCGCGGAAGGATGTGCTGATCGAGCATGGCTTCCGGCTCCCCTCTGCCCGCGATAACCGACCGTTGACCTTCGATGAGTTCCTCGAGAACGTCCACCAGATCGTTCATGTGTCAGCAACGCCGGGGCCGTTCGAGATGGAACACTCGGAGCAGATCGTCGAGCAGATCATTCGTCCTACTGGGCTCGTCGATCCGCAGATCTCCGTGCGTCCTACCAAGGGACAGATCGACGACCTGATACACGAGATCAACGAGCGCGTCGCCCGCGGCGAGCGCATCCTGGTAACAACACTCACCAAGAAAATGGCGGAGGACCTGTCCGACTATCTCAAGGAGATGGGCATTCGAACCCACTATCTGCATTCGGAAATCGAGACGCTGGAGCGCATCGAGATTCTCCGCGACCTGCGGCTAGGCATCTATGACGTCGTCGTCGGAATCAACCTGCTTCGCGAGGGTCTGGATCTACCCGAAGTCTCCCTCGTTGCCATCCTGGATGCGGACAAGGAAGGGTATCTGCGGTCCTACGGCTCGCTCATCCAGACAACCGGACGCGCCGCCCGACACGTCGAGGGCATGGCAATCATGTATGCCGATACGATCACGCAGTCGATGCGCCGCGCAATTGAGGAGACGTATCGTCGACGTGAGAGGCAGATGGCCCACAACGAATCGCATGGCATCACCCCGCGATCGATCGTGAAGGAGATTCGCGATCTGACCGACCGCGTGAGGATGGCGGCGGAAGACACGACACCTTACGACGCCGATGCTCCCGATGGTGAAGTCGCAATGATTCCGCCAGATGAGCTGGCGCGACTGATCGGCGATCTCGAACGACAGATGAAAACCGCAGCCAAGGCGCTCGAGTACGAACGGGCGGCTCTCCTACGCGATCAGATTGTCCATCTGCGCCGCATCCAGGAAGTGGTGTAG
- a CDS encoding prephenate dehydrogenase — MQKVTIIGLGLIGSSIGLGLSRWATKDGNRSAVLSITGFDLDLEHQNYSKKLKAVDNTEWDLTRAVQGADLIVLAVPPLTVRGVMESIAPHLKDGAVVTDTTSTKAEVMDWARTTLPENVSFIGGHPMAGKTQSVEGADAALFKDATWCVVPSVQADETAVQTVLGMVNALGAEPLFIDAIEHDAYVAGISHLPFLLSVALMRSVSRDTGWRDMKHLSAGGFRDASRLAAGSPEMHRDICATNRGAILRWLDTAIEELEHERSLIAAATDETDETLLAHFTEARDARADWATTERREGQLVQQTQDEMTRASMSDQMSQMLFGGMFRRKPRVDSPGDRQKPAPRKDRE; from the coding sequence ATGCAAAAGGTGACGATTATTGGTCTCGGATTAATCGGTTCGTCGATCGGCCTCGGTTTGAGCCGCTGGGCGACGAAGGACGGTAACCGTTCGGCAGTTCTTTCAATCACGGGTTTTGACCTCGACCTCGAGCACCAGAATTACAGTAAGAAGCTCAAGGCCGTCGATAACACCGAATGGGACCTGACGCGCGCCGTCCAGGGCGCCGATCTCATTGTGCTAGCCGTGCCGCCGCTGACGGTTCGGGGAGTGATGGAGTCGATCGCCCCGCATCTGAAGGACGGCGCAGTCGTCACCGACACGACCTCGACCAAGGCAGAGGTCATGGATTGGGCGAGAACGACGCTGCCGGAGAACGTCAGCTTCATCGGGGGCCATCCGATGGCGGGCAAGACCCAGAGCGTCGAGGGCGCAGACGCTGCTCTGTTCAAGGACGCGACCTGGTGTGTTGTGCCGAGTGTCCAGGCCGACGAGACCGCGGTTCAGACAGTCCTCGGTATGGTCAATGCTCTCGGCGCCGAGCCGCTCTTCATCGACGCCATCGAGCACGATGCGTACGTCGCGGGGATCAGCCACCTGCCGTTCCTGCTCTCTGTCGCGCTCATGCGGTCGGTCAGCCGCGACACCGGCTGGCGGGACATGAAGCACCTCAGCGCCGGAGGGTTCCGGGATGCGTCCCGCCTCGCGGCCGGCAGCCCGGAGATGCACCGCGATATCTGCGCAACGAACCGTGGCGCGATCTTGCGCTGGCTTGACACTGCTATTGAAGAGCTGGAACACGAACGGTCTCTGATTGCAGCGGCAACGGACGAGACCGATGAGACACTGCTCGCACACTTCACCGAAGCTCGGGACGCCAGGGCCGACTGGGCAACAACCGAGCGTCGCGAGGGCCAACTCGTGCAACAGACGCAGGACGAGATGACACGCGCGTCGATGAGCGATCAGATGTCCCAGATGCTATTCGGCGGGATGTTCCGTCGGAAGCCGCGAGTAGATTCGCCAGGCGACCGTCAGAAGCCTGCTCCGCGAAAAGACCGCGAATAG
- a CDS encoding aldehyde dehydrogenase family protein, with protein MTDFRNYINGRWVDAKGGGAIERANPATGAMIGSFPKSGRDDVVAAVEAANAAFDTWRRYPAPKRGEILYRVGQLMMDRKEQLGREMTEEMGKVLTEAKGDVQEGIDMAFYMGGEGRRMFGQTVPAELPNKWAMSVRKPLGVVAAITPWNFPMAIPTWKIMPALVAGNTVVLKPASYTPRMAVRLVEIFEEAGLPKGVLNLVIGSGQEAGEVLLEHPDVALISFTGSNETGTHINVEAARSLKRVSLELGGKNAIIVMDDADVDLAVEGIVWSAFGTSGQRCTAASRVIADRKVADEVTQKIADRAEAMRLGDGLDASTDIGPVVSKSQLERIQSYIVIGKEEGAELAVGGRIADWDDLSKGHFHQPTVFGNVKPDMRIAQEEIFGPVTAVIPVDGLDEAIRVANNVKYGLSASIYTQDVNRAFHAMQELYTGICYINAGTIGAEIQLPFGGTKATGNGHREAGQAAMDVVTEWQAIYVDYSGRLQRAQIDEVPSADAS; from the coding sequence ATGACTGATTTCCGGAACTACATCAATGGCCGGTGGGTCGATGCGAAGGGCGGCGGCGCGATTGAGCGCGCGAACCCGGCGACTGGAGCGATGATCGGCAGCTTTCCGAAGAGCGGGCGCGACGACGTGGTCGCAGCTGTCGAGGCGGCTAACGCTGCGTTCGACACGTGGAGGCGATATCCCGCGCCGAAACGCGGTGAGATCCTGTATCGAGTTGGTCAGCTGATGATGGACCGCAAGGAACAGCTCGGCCGCGAGATGACCGAAGAGATGGGGAAGGTTCTCACCGAGGCCAAGGGTGATGTCCAGGAGGGCATCGACATGGCGTTCTACATGGGCGGCGAAGGACGACGGATGTTCGGTCAGACCGTGCCGGCCGAGCTGCCAAACAAGTGGGCGATGTCTGTCCGGAAGCCGCTCGGGGTCGTCGCTGCGATCACGCCCTGGAACTTCCCAATGGCGATCCCGACCTGGAAGATCATGCCCGCTCTCGTCGCTGGGAACACCGTTGTCCTGAAGCCCGCGTCCTACACGCCCCGGATGGCGGTGCGGCTGGTCGAGATCTTCGAGGAAGCTGGCCTTCCGAAGGGGGTGCTGAACCTCGTGATCGGCAGCGGCCAGGAGGCGGGCGAGGTTCTGCTGGAGCACCCTGATGTCGCTTTGATCTCATTTACCGGGTCGAACGAAACAGGCACGCATATCAACGTCGAGGCGGCAAGGTCGCTCAAGCGCGTGTCGCTCGAGCTGGGTGGCAAGAACGCGATCATCGTCATGGATGACGCCGACGTCGACCTGGCCGTTGAAGGCATCGTCTGGAGCGCGTTTGGCACCTCCGGCCAACGATGCACTGCCGCCAGTCGGGTGATTGCGGACCGCAAGGTTGCGGACGAGGTTACCCAGAAGATCGCGGACCGCGCAGAGGCGATGCGGCTCGGGGACGGTCTGGACGCATCGACCGATATTGGGCCAGTCGTCAGTAAGTCGCAGCTCGAACGGATTCAGTCCTACATCGTCATCGGCAAGGAAGAGGGCGCTGAACTGGCCGTCGGCGGCCGAATCGCCGACTGGGATGACCTCTCGAAGGGTCACTTCCACCAGCCGACTGTCTTCGGTAACGTCAAGCCGGACATGCGGATTGCCCAGGAGGAGATCTTCGGGCCGGTGACGGCAGTGATCCCGGTCGACGGTCTGGACGAGGCCATCCGGGTGGCCAACAACGTGAAGTACGGCCTCTCAGCCTCGATCTACACGCAGGACGTGAACCGCGCGTTCCATGCGATGCAAGAGCTCTACACCGGCATTTGCTACATCAATGCCGGCACGATTGGCGCGGAAATTCAGTTGCCGTTTGGCGGCACCAAGGCGACCGGTAACGGTCATCGTGAGGCCGGCCAGGCAGCGATGGATGTCGTGACCGAATGGCAGGCGATCTACGTCGACTACAGCGGCCGGCTGCAGCGCGCGCAGATCGACGAGGTTCCCAGCGCTGACGCATCCTAG
- a CDS encoding CoA-binding protein has translation MAEQRPMRGIIDEAINHKIWAIVGASENTEKFGNRIYRNLKQAGYTVYGVNPNAESVDGDPIYPTLKDLPEKPDVVDVVVPSWVGRRVAIEAAELGIPIFWLQPGAESEELIAYATELGLQVIHHHCAMVEKKVWPGGVHVSAHEA, from the coding sequence ATGGCAGAGCAACGGCCAATGCGCGGAATCATCGACGAGGCCATCAACCACAAGATCTGGGCTATTGTCGGCGCATCTGAGAACACCGAGAAGTTCGGAAACCGAATCTACCGAAACCTGAAGCAGGCCGGCTACACCGTGTACGGTGTGAACCCCAATGCCGAAAGCGTCGATGGCGACCCAATCTACCCGACGCTGAAGGATCTGCCGGAGAAGCCCGATGTCGTCGATGTCGTCGTCCCGTCATGGGTTGGACGACGAGTCGCAATCGAGGCCGCCGAGCTTGGAATCCCGATCTTCTGGCTGCAACCGGGCGCCGAGAGCGAAGAGCTGATCGCCTATGCGACGGAGCTCGGCCTGCAGGTCATCCATCATCACTGCGCGATGGTTGAGAAGAAGGTCTGGCCCGGCGGCGTCCACGTTTCCGCGCACGAGGCATGA
- a CDS encoding Crp/Fnr family transcriptional regulator has product MSGSPARQTGWGVERRAALLGGVRPFDELSEETLLSIAGRSRVRSIERGSIIFVEGQPADAVHVLAEGEVRVIRETDDGREVILRLIRPGEMFGGAGGWGVDNYPATTMAAETSVVLVLPAIEFQSLIREFPDFAISVIRELGSRLRDAESRIQELQTERVERRIARMLLRLANRTGTRTAVGIEIDVTLSRQAIADLCGTTLSTASRVLSAWDRQGILIAARERVIILRPHDLVAIAEDIADTTN; this is encoded by the coding sequence TTGAGTGGATCGCCCGCGCGACAGACGGGCTGGGGGGTTGAACGCCGCGCAGCGTTGCTGGGAGGCGTCCGTCCTTTTGACGAACTCTCGGAAGAGACACTCCTGTCGATTGCGGGACGTAGTCGCGTTCGATCGATCGAACGTGGTTCGATCATCTTCGTTGAAGGACAACCCGCCGATGCGGTTCACGTGCTTGCCGAGGGCGAGGTGCGTGTCATTCGCGAAACCGATGATGGACGTGAGGTCATCCTCCGTTTGATCCGGCCGGGCGAGATGTTCGGTGGCGCAGGTGGTTGGGGTGTCGACAACTACCCGGCGACGACGATGGCTGCGGAAACCTCGGTCGTTCTCGTGTTGCCGGCGATTGAATTCCAATCGCTGATTCGAGAATTCCCCGATTTTGCGATCTCGGTAATCAGAGAGCTCGGGTCTCGACTTCGTGACGCTGAATCACGCATCCAGGAATTGCAGACCGAGCGCGTCGAGCGGCGCATTGCCCGGATGTTGCTCCGGCTGGCAAACCGCACGGGGACGCGCACGGCCGTCGGCATCGAGATCGACGTCACTCTCTCGCGTCAGGCGATTGCTGACCTCTGTGGAACAACGCTCAGTACCGCAAGTCGCGTGCTGAGCGCGTGGGATCGACAAGGCATTCTGATCGCCGCGCGTGAGCGTGTCATCATCCTCCGCCCTCATGATCTTGTCGCAATCGCTGAAGATATCGCCGACACCACCAATTGA
- a CDS encoding DUF1858 domain-containing protein: protein MMVEEIISTDTNLDDLVTRYPQTVPVFLRHRMLCFGCDLARFESIGDACRIYGEPVERLLEELIEAIRTDDPSPTAL, encoded by the coding sequence ATGATGGTTGAAGAGATCATCTCTACTGACACCAACCTCGATGATCTAGTGACCAGGTATCCACAAACGGTGCCGGTGTTCCTTCGCCACAGGATGTTGTGCTTCGGGTGTGATCTGGCGCGATTCGAGAGTATCGGCGACGCTTGCCGGATTTACGGCGAGCCCGTGGAGAGACTGCTCGAGGAGCTCATCGAGGCGATTCGGACGGATGATCCGTCACCGACCGCGCTTTGA
- a CDS encoding metal-sulfur cluster assembly factor yields MLSALMDEDMILTILKEVYDPELGINVIDLGLVYGVEIVDNGVIVTMTLTTPGCPLHDVLTEAVDWAVRTHIPGVATVDVNLVWSPPWSPDMITEDGKRELGWW; encoded by the coding sequence GTGCTGTCCGCGCTGATGGACGAGGACATGATCCTCACGATTCTCAAGGAAGTGTATGACCCCGAGCTCGGGATCAATGTCATCGATCTCGGTCTGGTTTACGGCGTCGAGATCGTCGACAACGGCGTTATTGTCACGATGACGCTGACGACTCCCGGCTGCCCACTTCACGACGTTCTGACCGAGGCGGTCGACTGGGCCGTCCGTACCCACATTCCGGGTGTAGCGACAGTGGATGTAAATCTGGTCTGGTCGCCCCCGTGGTCGCCAGACATGATCACGGAAGACGGCAAGCGCGAATTGGGGTGGTGGTGA
- a CDS encoding DUF2249 domain-containing protein, with product MALIQRRRSRGQAGDETIDADWKISEVLRVYPQLLEVLIDTAPAFSKLRNPALRRVQSRLVTVAQAAQIAGLEPDALVQRLNAAVDSDAVSPATVSASQPAERVPGERPAWLDAADMALELDVRSFQDRGEEPFGAIMGAARDTPEGSMFLLRNTFEPVPLYDVLAMRGFEHWTSMDAADDWRIWFFNSGESRAPVPKEKAAPAQPQPADTDWSRPDAVVTIDVSELVPPEPMIKILEALESLPDGSSLLVQHVRRPMHLYPQLDAMGYRHDTHELAQDRIEVLIQKPPFGEAAE from the coding sequence ATGGCGCTCATTCAGCGACGCCGGTCACGCGGCCAGGCCGGGGACGAGACAATCGACGCGGACTGGAAGATCAGCGAGGTGCTTCGCGTCTATCCGCAACTTCTCGAGGTGCTGATCGACACAGCTCCTGCCTTCAGCAAGCTGCGAAACCCGGCCCTACGTCGGGTTCAATCACGCCTGGTCACGGTCGCGCAGGCCGCCCAGATCGCTGGACTCGAGCCAGATGCGCTCGTCCAACGGCTCAATGCCGCAGTCGATAGCGACGCTGTCTCGCCGGCCACGGTCTCGGCTAGCCAGCCGGCTGAACGTGTCCCCGGGGAACGACCGGCCTGGCTTGACGCCGCCGATATGGCGCTCGAGCTGGACGTTCGTTCGTTTCAGGATCGCGGCGAGGAGCCGTTCGGCGCGATTATGGGCGCCGCGCGCGACACGCCAGAGGGTTCTATGTTCTTGCTACGAAACACGTTTGAGCCGGTCCCCTTGTACGACGTGCTGGCTATGCGCGGCTTCGAGCACTGGACGTCGATGGATGCGGCAGATGACTGGCGCATCTGGTTCTTCAACTCGGGTGAATCACGCGCTCCCGTGCCGAAGGAGAAGGCCGCTCCCGCGCAACCTCAACCGGCTGACACGGATTGGTCGCGTCCAGACGCAGTCGTTACGATCGACGTGAGCGAGCTGGTGCCACCCGAGCCGATGATTAAGATCCTCGAGGCGCTTGAGTCACTGCCAGACGGTTCGTCGCTGCTGGTTCAGCATGTTCGCCGGCCGATGCACCTGTACCCGCAACTCGACGCAATGGGATATCGTCACGACACGCACGAGCTGGCGCAAGATCGTATCGAGGTGCTCATCCAGAAGCCGCCATTTGGTGAGGCAGCGGAGTGA
- a CDS encoding DUF2249 domain-containing protein, producing the protein MSAQASETVTIDVRGMVPRERHPLIFSKIDGLAAGETLRLINDHDPKPLYYQLMAERPGAIGWEYLEEGPEVWQVRMTKQ; encoded by the coding sequence ATGTCGGCACAGGCGAGTGAGACCGTTACGATCGATGTCCGTGGCATGGTGCCACGTGAGCGTCATCCGCTGATCTTCTCGAAGATCGATGGCCTTGCCGCGGGAGAAACGCTGCGGCTGATCAATGACCACGATCCCAAGCCGCTCTACTATCAGTTGATGGCCGAGCGTCCTGGCGCGATTGGCTGGGAGTACCTCGAAGAGGGTCCTGAAGTCTGGCAGGTCAGGATGACGAAGCAGTAG
- the serS gene encoding serine--tRNA ligase: protein MLDIRLIRERPDYVKEQIAKLQTTAPIDEILAIDEQRRATLTEVEGMRAQLNEGSRKTGKVPAGAERDAHIAEMRRLGDEIAELNNKVNALDAEQQHLQLLVPNLPGPEVPVGKDETDNVITSTWGTPRTFDFQPRPHWEIGEQLGIIDFERGVKVSGSRFNFLRGDGARLQRALITWMLDLHREQGYEEVYPPYLVRREAMVGTGNLPKFADTLFRDEAEDLWMIPTAEVPVTNMYRDEILDGSQLPINHTAYSACFRNEKASAGRDVRGIKRLFQFDKVELVKFVRPEDSSEEHMRLIHDAAETLERLELPYRTLEICTGDLSFVASRKIDLEAWAPGVDEWLEVSSCSNFRDFQARRSNIRFRPDEGQRPQFVHTLNGSGLGMPRTMIAVIENYQNEDGSITIPTVLRPYLGGQQQIGPV from the coding sequence ATGTTGGACATACGGCTGATCCGGGAGAGGCCCGACTACGTTAAGGAACAGATCGCGAAGCTGCAGACGACTGCGCCGATTGACGAGATTCTGGCGATCGACGAACAGCGCCGCGCAACCCTCACCGAGGTCGAGGGCATGCGAGCGCAACTCAACGAGGGCTCGCGCAAGACCGGCAAGGTGCCGGCCGGCGCAGAGCGCGACGCGCATATCGCCGAAATGCGCCGGCTGGGTGACGAGATCGCCGAGTTGAACAACAAGGTCAACGCCCTCGACGCTGAGCAGCAGCACCTCCAGTTACTGGTCCCAAATCTACCCGGCCCAGAGGTGCCAGTTGGCAAGGATGAGACAGATAACGTCATCACCAGCACCTGGGGAACACCCCGCACGTTCGACTTCCAGCCGCGACCGCACTGGGAAATCGGTGAGCAGTTGGGGATCATCGACTTCGAGCGAGGAGTGAAGGTATCAGGATCGCGCTTCAACTTCCTCCGCGGTGATGGCGCGCGCCTCCAGCGGGCACTGATCACCTGGATGCTCGACCTGCACCGCGAGCAAGGCTACGAGGAGGTCTACCCGCCCTACCTCGTCCGGCGCGAGGCGATGGTCGGCACCGGCAACCTGCCGAAGTTCGCCGATACCCTCTTCCGCGACGAGGCCGAGGATCTCTGGATGATCCCGACCGCCGAGGTCCCGGTGACGAACATGTACCGGGACGAGATTCTCGACGGCTCGCAACTGCCGATCAATCACACCGCCTACTCGGCCTGCTTCCGTAACGAGAAGGCGAGCGCCGGCCGCGACGTCCGTGGCATCAAGCGGCTCTTCCAGTTCGACAAGGTCGAGCTGGTGAAGTTCGTCCGACCGGAGGACTCGTCCGAGGAGCACATGCGCCTCATCCACGACGCCGCCGAGACGCTCGAGCGGCTGGAACTCCCGTATCGCACGCTGGAGATCTGCACCGGCGACCTCTCATTCGTGGCCTCGCGAAAGATTGATCTTGAGGCCTGGGCGCCGGGAGTCGATGAATGGCTCGAGGTGTCGTCGTGCTCGAACTTCCGCGACTTCCAGGCGCGGCGATCGAACATTCGGTTCCGGCCCGACGAGGGTCAACGCCCGCAGTTCGTCCATACTCTGAACGGCTCGGGGCTCGGTATGCCGCGCACCATGATCGCAGTCATCGAGAACTACCAGAACGAGGATGGCTCGATCACCATCCCGACGGTGCTACGACCCTATCTCGGTGGCCAGCAGCAGATCGGGCCGGTGTAG